TTGACAACCATCCTTCTTACACACTCATTTACAAGAAACCTTATCAGTTTGATATTTGGTTTGGAAACAGTACAAGTTTTTCTTACTGGTAATATTTTaatcggaaaaaaaaaaagggcaacATGAAGGTGCTACAACTTATTAGTgcaataattcattttttcaacaaaagacAATGCTCTTGCACAACCTATAATCTTAACATCAAAGCAGCAGCAAGTTCAATCATCTAGTCGGTAAAGGAACACACGAAAGTACACTAATAGCACTTAGTTCACTCATTATGCAAGTCAACCAGAAAACTGAAAACAATTCCTTCCACAATCCAGCACATTAAGATCTAAGAAAACAAATTACCCACCAAATTGCAAAACAAGAGAAACATTTTCAACAAAGCACAAACCTGCATAAAATTGTAACGTTCTCTTCCAATTGATTCATTTTCTGCAATGGCGAAATACGCCAACATTGGATAGTGCCCAACATAGGATGCATAGCTGTCCCGCTGAATGTTTACCGCCCACTCGCTAAACCAAATAAAGAATATCCAAAACATCAGTTATTATGGTTTAACAATAAATAAGATCAAttccaaaaaatgtaaaagtagGCAACTTACAATCTAGTCAAATCGGCATGTCCTGTTCCAACATATTTAGCTTGCAAGTGCTCAAGCTGGGAGTTGATATTGAACCTGTCACTAGCCTGTATACACGCATTAATCAACTGTATATTCGACGAACAGAGAAAAATTACAGTAGCATGTACACTGAGCTACACAAAATAAAT
This genomic stretch from Solanum stenotomum isolate F172 chromosome 10, ASM1918654v1, whole genome shotgun sequence harbors:
- the LOC125878510 gene encoding uncharacterized protein At4g14342; the encoded protein is MQASDRFNINSQLEHLQAKYVGTGHADLTRFEWAVNIQRDSYASYVGHYPMLAYFAIAENESIGRERYNFMQKMLLPCGLPPEREDD